The DNA window CTTTCATTTCAACTCGCTCACCCTGCGAATGGGTGCCCTTGTCTTGCTCAAGAAAACACTGCCCACTCCAGACCAAAGGCGCACGCCATTTTTCGCTCTGATCGAACGCAACCCTGAAGGGTGGATGGCAGCTCGTGGACGGGGTGGCGGACTCGCGCTCTGGACCCTCAAGGATTGAGCCTTTGTTCTTGCCATTCGGTGGCCGATGTCCACACGCGTCGCAAGTGGGGGTGTGGCTTGAGATCGAGCTGCTCAACTTGATGCAACGCAATCCGCAGCAGGCGCAAATGCTCTGGCATCGCTGAGTCATCTGACACCTCCTGAGGCCATGGCCCTTGAACATCGAAAGGATCACCGGGAGGAGGCCAGGCCCAGACCGATCGCCCAGAGGGTGAGAGCTGCCTCCAAGACTGATCCAGTACGACAGGATCCTGTCCGGGAGCGATCAGTCTTGCCGTTCCACGAAGGCGAAACTGCTCGCGGGCCTTACGAAACAGCCAGCACAACTCCACCTCAGGCGTTCTTTGAATTTCGAGGGTCTTGTCGCTGCGGGCATCCGTGAGCAGATCCAGCGTCGCCGACGCACTCCAATCGCGAAAAACAAGCGTTCGCACCCGCGGGCAGCCATCCATAGCAAGAGTTGCAAGCTGCAACCAGCGACCACCCGGTGAGCGGCCTTCCCGCTTGCGCGCCGCAGACAACAGAGGTCTCCAAGGAGGAAGCGACTGAGCTGCTTCCATTTCAGTGCTCGCTTTTCAACCAAGGGTCAAGAAAAGCGAGGGGCTGGTTCATGGTTTCCGAGAAGCCCAAAATACCCTGGTCTCGGTGGACATAAAGAACGGAATCATCCTCGTCCAACAGAAAGGTGCCGCCTCGCTGCGTGATGTAGGCGTTATTGGGTACGTAGGTACTCCACTTCGTCAGCACTTCGTTCATATTGCGAAGACGAACCGTGGCCAGCTCGAACGGACGCTGGAATCCGCTTCCCCCAGCCAGGCGAAACAGGGAAGAATCATCAAAGCGGGCGGGTGCGCTGCGATCCCCTGTGTATCCCCTTAGAACTTCAGCAAGCGTGCCCGGTGAGCCAATCCCCGCACACATCAACAAAAGAGATGACCAAGGGCCGCCAGCAGCCTGAAGCCCGGGTGAAAGACCAACACTGCGATGCAAGTCCGCATCGGAAACCACCCGAAGCTGAGACCTTGGAAATCCAGTGAAAACGCAGAAACGATCAGCACCTGCTTGATCACCGATTGCGATGGCCAAAGTCTTGATGCCTACCTGCTCCAAACGAGAGAGCGCAGGCACCAGGGCTTGGGCATATTCCATCGAGTCGAAATCACCAAGCTGAGTGAACAGCAGCACCAAACGCTTGGCGCCTGATTCCATACCAGGGATTTGCTGGAGATAGGCGAGTAAAGCTTCTGGTGCTTTCATGTTGGATTGAGCCTTAACAGAGCAGTGCGAAGCTGAGGCTCTAGACCCTAATCAAAATCTAGGCTTGTCTTCAGATTTTAAAATTTCATGCGCGGGGAAAAGGAGAGAAAGCCCTTAGCAAAATCCCTTCAATTCATGGTTGCAACATCAACAACAACCCAACACAATCCGATCCCACACCAATCGATCTCAGGGCCGTTCCAAGAGAATTCCAGGGAAATTGATTCCAGTGCAATCGAGTGGAGATCGACCAATCAGCGTCTGATTTCCCTAAATACATCCATCGAATAGTTCAAAGAGCTATCGCTTCTTTTCAGCTGAATTTGCTTTTTCCAATCCCTTCACCCCTGTCGCATCAGCACCCATCAAGGGAGCGACATTAGATCTCATCACTGCGACCACCAAAATCCGAGATCATCGACTGGATGGCTTCTTCAATGTCTAATTCTTCTAATCTCCACTGCTTGGAGGAGGCGTTGGGGATGTCAATACGTTTGTAAATGTGACCATCAGTCACAAGGTACTGGCTGGGATCAACCCTTTTTTTAGAGGTCACGATCAACGAGAGGTCTCCATCAACTTTAATCTGATCGAACCATGCAGGAAGTCACAAGGGTTTGTCCTGGAGAGCACATCAAAAGACGCTGGCCTTTCCAGCCCCCACGCACGATCACAAGCCTTAGCGAGCAGCCATTGGGAACTGTGATTCGAGTGCCGCGGCGCGGAGCGATGATGACCTCATTCATGAATGCAGCATTCGGCATGAAAACCCAACATGTGTGCTTTCCGCTGCTGTTGCTTGCGCTAACAATCCCCAGCTCTGTGCATGCCAATTGCGAGATCTTTTCAGCCAGCCTCAACAGGATCAATGCTGCAGAGGAAGAGTCCCTCAAAAAAGCTAGAAAACAGCATGTAAGAAAGAAATGCGGATCTCAAAGCCAATCTTGGATAGGAGGAGCGG is part of the Synechococcus sp. WH 8016 genome and encodes:
- a CDS encoding pyridoxamine 5'-phosphate oxidase family protein → MEAAQSLPPWRPLLSAARKREGRSPGGRWLQLATLAMDGCPRVRTLVFRDWSASATLDLLTDARSDKTLEIQRTPEVELCWLFRKAREQFRLRGTARLIAPGQDPVVLDQSWRQLSPSGRSVWAWPPPGDPFDVQGPWPQEVSDDSAMPEHLRLLRIALHQVEQLDLKPHPHLRRVWTSATEWQEQRLNP
- a CDS encoding AhpC/TSA family protein, which produces MKAPEALLAYLQQIPGMESGAKRLVLLFTQLGDFDSMEYAQALVPALSRLEQVGIKTLAIAIGDQAGADRFCVFTGFPRSQLRVVSDADLHRSVGLSPGLQAAGGPWSSLLLMCAGIGSPGTLAEVLRGYTGDRSAPARFDDSSLFRLAGGSGFQRPFELATVRLRNMNEVLTKWSTYVPNNAYITQRGGTFLLDEDDSVLYVHRDQGILGFSETMNQPLAFLDPWLKSEH